The Triticum aestivum cultivar Chinese Spring chromosome 3A, IWGSC CS RefSeq v2.1, whole genome shotgun sequence genome includes a region encoding these proteins:
- the LOC123063250 gene encoding protein LURP-one-related 11-like codes for MAKIQPLPAAPSPPSSGDHRRGQQAYTVWMKSLVFNGNGCAVYGPDGSVAFRVDNYGCRGGREVFFMDRGGNALIRIRRKGFGMFRRWEVCRYEQGEEATPWFTVRRAKKGEAAVAMHGGARTCYRMDGCPARKTEYKVRGVDGAAVAEVAPKQTAAGVVLGEDVLTLTVAPEMDHLLALGMVVVRGLINRSL; via the coding sequence ATGGCCAAGATCCAGCCCCTCCCCGCGGCCCCCTCACCGCCGTCCTCCGGTGATCACCGCCGGGGCCAGCAGGCGTACACGGTGTGGATGAAGTCGCTGGTCTTCAATGGCAACGGCTGCGCGGTGTACGGCCCCGATGGCAGCGTTGCCTTCCGCGTCGACAACTACGGCTGCAGGGGCGGCCGCGAGGTCTTCTTCATGGACCGCGGCGGCAACGCCCTCATCAGGATCAGACGCAAGGGCTTCGGCATGTTCAGGAGGTGGGAGGTCTGCCGGTATGAGCAGGGGGAGGAGGCGACACCGTGGTTCACCGTGCGGCGGGCCAAGAAGGGCGAGGCCGCCGTTGCGATGCACGGCGGCGCGAGAACCTGCTACAGGATGGACGGGTGCCCTGCCCGCAAGACGGAGTACAAAGTCCGCGGCGTCGATGGCGCGGCCGTGGCGGAGGTGGCCCCGAAGCAGACGGCGGCGGGGGTGGTGCTGGGCGAGGACGTGCTGACGCTGACGGTGGCGCCGGAAATGGATCACCTGCTCGCCCTGGGTATGGTCGTGGTGCGTGGCCTCATCAACCGCTCCTTGTGA